One Aphelocoma coerulescens isolate FSJ_1873_10779 chromosome 8, UR_Acoe_1.0, whole genome shotgun sequence genomic region harbors:
- the DNTTIP2 gene encoding deoxynucleotidyltransferase terminal-interacting protein 2, translating into MSARRDSTTSWHMCCGRASAAPRGRAGPSRAGGAAPAAAAPEPPSRRGARKGGRQEGRRAGRKGRERRGGNMVNTRRAAAARRRQQGARAGGGSPGDPDADPASAAEVGSTEISTPVTRRMTRRTKSVCKPEVIQECQFEELEHAEMKSDVSDSSEMQISRNENTAVQSAQSVAEPRVDGDVSEAESNCSSVSGLQTPLFVRVTRRRQIVIPYQPDSADKKRPDNTAFASKLSRILDEDDVSEAESCSSAVSGVQMPNVTTSTRSRQSKKKLWPDTVREAQTEDTSDAESCCLSSHVEPSVTTKRITRSMQMKSQAENTKQTEKKNGFVSEDENLIEDTIKSEPIKISDSRPTAELVCDTEDASTLIEGNKEPNSPESKRASKCANATRSEDTKEEVLSDVTSHLTKTKQSDTKTPVKKTIKNAQSAEIDHSEAMCGQIQEDNSKILGRGRKLECVAVSLTDCMSPKQFLESHGQVAPNESKEMAECRRADTEADAQQSVTCADKLRKSKQASAVSSPSKDMAVAQTTESISISRMLEIGADRSEDQTKELEVSHSSEKSSSGNDSVALFLSNSDSDDSENSDVADIDTVDENLCYTKSCERSPSLKKSCKNGSLHVEGLFVIDTEPGMSSSQKYYLDDVDQDSDAESKHEGGEEGKESDLEEDEEELIDEDEKDEDDDLLKNKVDVLRLSSSIDPGLNIKKLGGLYISFDAKKQKPGSSVIEKPKEKKKDQLLQKSVITPDFEKKECVPPYRESLHQLKKQRRAEREKTAGDGWFGMKAPEITSELKNDLKVLKMRASLDPKHFYKKNDRDGLPKYFQVGTVVDSPIDFYHSRIPKKQRKRTIVEELLADSEFRRYNKKKYQEIMSEKAAFAAGKRNRKKKKFHN; encoded by the exons ATGTCTGCACGCCGCGATTCCACCACGTCGTGGCACATGTGCTGCGGTCGCGCTTCGGCTGCTccgcggggccgcgccgggccgAGCAGAGcaggcggggccgcccccgccgccgctgccccggaACCGCCTTCCCGCCGCGGGGCCCGGAAGGGCGGGcggcaggaaggaaggagggcagggaggaaggggcgggagcggcgcggcggcAACATGGTGAACaccaggcgggcggcggcggcgcggcgccGGCAGCAgggagcgcgggcgggcggtgGCAGCCCCGGCGATCCCGATGCCGATCCTGCCAGTGCGGCGGAG GTGGGATCCACTGAAATTAGTACTCCTGTGACTAGGAGGATGACTAGAAGAACTAAATCAGTTTGTAAGCCAGAGGTGATTCAGGAATGTCAGTTTGAAGAGTTGGAACATGCAGAAATGAAATCAGATGTCAGTGATAGCTCAGAGATGCAGATTTCTAGGAATGAGAACACAGCTGTTCAGTCAGCACAATCAGTTGCTGAACCACGAGTTGATGGGGATGTGTCAGAAGCAGAATCAAACTGCTCTTCTGTGTCTGGTCTCCAGACACCCTTGTTTGTAAGAGTAACACGAAGGCGACAAATTGTAATTCCTTATCAACCAGATTCTGCTGACAAAAAAAGACCTGACAATACAGCTTTTGCAAGTAAGTTAAGTAGGATTCTGGATGAAGATGATGTCTCTGAAGCTGAGTCTTGTTCCTCTGCTGTTTCTGGTGTCCAGATGCCTAATGTTACCACAAGTACAAGGAGCAggcaaagcaaaaagaaattgtGGCCAGACACAGTTCGTGAAGCCCAGACTGAAGATACTTCCGATGCAGAATCGTGTTGCCTAAGTTCTCACGTGGAACCATCTGTCACTACCAAACGAATTACTAGGAGCATGCAAATGAAATCACAAGCAGAAAATACCAAGcagactgagaaaaaaaatggatttgttTCAGAAGATGAGAATTTAATTGAGGACACCATTAAATCTGAGCCCATAAAAATTTCTGATTCTAGACCTACTGCAGAACTTGTCTGTGACACTGAAGATGCTTCTACCCTCATTGAGGGTAATAAAGAACCCAATTCACCTGAAAGTAAACGTGCTTCCAAATGTGCTAATGCAACCCGGAGTGAAGACACAAAAGAAGAGGTTTTAAGTGATGTGACATCCCATcttacaaaaacaaaacaaagtgaCACTAAAACACCTgtgaaaaaaacaataaaaaatgcaCAGTCTGCTGAGATAGACCATTCAGAAGCAATGTGTGGCCAAATACAAGAAGATAACAGTAAAATActtgggagggggaggaaatTAGAGTGTGTGGCTGTTTCTTTGACTGACTGCATGAGTCCTAAACAATTTCTAGAATCCCATGGACAAGTAGCACCAAATGAAAGTAAAGAAATGGCAGAATGCCGAAGGGCAGATACTGAGGCAGATGCACAACAGTCTGTCACGTGTGCTGATAAATTGAGGAAGAGTAAGCAAGCTAGTGCAGTGAGCAGCCCATCAAAGGACATGGCTGTTGCACAGACAACTGAAAGCATTAGTATAAGCAGGATGCTCGAAATTGGTGCAGACAGGAGTGAAGACCAAACAAAAGAACTTGAGGTATCCCACAGCAGTGAAAAATCAAGCAGTGGTAATGACTCTGTTGCATTGTTTCTGAGCAACAGTGACAGTGATGACTCTGAAAATAGTGATGTGGCAGACATAGATACAGTTGATGAGAATCTGTGTTATACAAAGTCATGTGAGAGAAGTCCTTCCCTCAAAAAATCTTGTAAAAATGGTTCACTGCATGTTGAAGGTCTTTTTGTAATTGATACTGAGCCCGGCATGAGTTCCAGCCAAAAGTATTATCTGGATGATGTAGACCAAGACAGCGATGCTGAAAGTAAGCATGAAGGAGGTGAAGAAGGTAAAGAATCAGATTTggaagaggatgaagaggaaTTGATAGATGAAGATGaaaaagatgaagatgatgatctCTTGAAAAATAAGGTTGACGT TTTACGGCTTTCCAGTAGCATAGACCCTGGTTTGAATATCAAGAAGCTTGGAGGTTTATATATCAGTTTTGATGCAAAAAAACAGAAGCCTGGATCAAGTGTAATTGAAAAAccgaaggagaagaagaaggatcAG CTCTTGCAGAAGAGTGTAATAAccccagactttgaaaaaaaggaATGTGTCCCACCCTACAGGGAATCGCTTCACCAGCTAAAGAAACAGCGCAGG GCAGAGCGAGAGAAAACAGCAGGTGATGGCTGGTTTGGTATGAAAGCCCCAGAAATCAcaagtgaactgaaaaatgaTCTTAAAGTTTTGAAGATGAGAGCTTCATTGGACCCTAAGCATTTCTATAAGAAGAATGATAGAGATGGTCTGCCCAAGTACTTCCAG gTTGGGACTGTAGTTGATTCTCCCATAGACTTTTACCATAGTCGAATCCCTAAGAAACAGAGGAAGAGAACAATTGTGGAAGAGCTGCTTGCAGATTCAGAGTTCAGAAG ATATAATAAAAAGAAGTATCAGGAGATCATGAgtgaaaaagcagcttttgcagcagggaagaggaatcggaagaagaagaaatttcACAATTAA